The following proteins come from a genomic window of Bactrocera dorsalis isolate Fly_Bdor chromosome 6, ASM2337382v1, whole genome shotgun sequence:
- the LOC125779325 gene encoding uncharacterized protein LOC125779325 produces MSVSKFKFRQKCPVFGIYPNNLSESQLPTYQDVLLCYQFERFGIGRLRGDNYEPRSKEVTEIVAKKVENTFKKSSIPIVSHTRVVQMLTTYHKKFLTLKKMFLRNPIGLSSKRDDFVSSAGKLFDIAACKCIYFSSCTCPKERKVPINEQPFLLDQRTTRIGRIGSVDLPETKKITKKNERKEKLSKRHSTSTLTRKVSARTRDHSDQPDSHTDDNNVGASHIDSSKNDGDDEFSLPSSKTKQNTLVLQHTALAAHRFGVSDGAATLIVSSAFLDAKKAGLITEDQASFVTDKCKISRAKKSVGVKLQNTESIDSVYGLYFDGRKDNTLTQVSEGEKYYRDTVKEEHISLIAEPGCHYFGHVTSPSGSAEDETQAIWQHLQDNSVDVEHLEVVGADGTNTNTGWKGGIIRKLEEIIGRPLQ; encoded by the coding sequence atgtctgtatctaaatttaaatttagacagaaatgtcctgtgtttggcatatatccgaacaatctctctgagtcccagttacctacttaccaggatgttcttttgtgttatcagtttgaaagatttggtatagggcgactccgaggcgacaactatgaacctaggagtaaagaggttacagaaatagttgcaaaaaaggttgaaaatactttcaaaaagtcatctattccgatagtttcacacaccagagttgtacaaatgctcaccacataccataagaaatttctgactcttaaaaaaatgtttttaaggaacccaataggtttgagctctaaaagagacgactttgtctcttctgccggaaaattatttgacatcgctgcttgtaaatgcatttatttttcttcttgcacttgtccaaaggaaaggaaagttcctatcaatgaacaaccatttctcttggaccagagaaccacaagaattggtcgcattggaagtgttgatctacctgaaacaaaaaagattacaaagaaaaatgaacgtaaagaaaagctttcaaaacgtcattcaacatcaacacttaccagaaaagtatcagctagaacacgtgaccattcagatcagccagactctcatacagacgacaacaatgtaggcgcgtcgcacattgattcttcgaaaaacgatggtgatgatgaattttctcttccatcctctaaaaccaaacaaaacacactagtattacaacacactgctttagctgcccacagatttggagtaagtgatggAGCAGCgaccttgattgtttcatcggcttttctggatgccaaaaaagcaggtttgataacagaggatcaggctagctttgtcactgacaaatgcaagattagtcgggcaaaaaaaagtgttggtgttaagctccagaacaccgaaagtattgactccgtatatgggctgtattttgacggccgcaaagacaatacacttacacaagtcagcgaaggtgaaaagtactaccgcgacactgtcaaagaggaacatatttctcttatagcggaacctggttgtcattactttggccacgtcacttctccttccgggtcagctgaggatgagacgcaagctatatggcaacatttacaagacaattcagttgatgtggaacatctagaagttgtcggtgctgatggcaccaacacgaacacaggttggaaaggtggaatcattcggaaactagaagaaataataggtaggccattacagtag